In the genome of Mycobacterium kansasii ATCC 12478, one region contains:
- a CDS encoding acetyl-CoA C-acetyltransferase translates to MPKIRKASEIPKNPQIPGERKVPAAAQQNSESKRRVAVLGGNRIPFARSDGAYADASNQDMFTAALGGLIDRFNLRGERLGLVAGGAVLKHSRDFNLMRECVLGSELSPHTPAVDLQQACGTGLQAAIVAADGIAAGRYDVAAAGGVDTTSDPPIGLGDDLRRNLLKLRRSKSNVQRLKLLGTLPANLGVEIPANSEPRTGLSMGEHAAITTKQMGIKRVDQDELAAASHRNMANAYDRGFFDDLVTPFLGLYRDDNMRPDSSAEKLATLRPVFGVKAGDATMTAGNSTPLTDGASAVLLSSEQWAADHSLPPLAYLVDSETAAVDYVNGSDGLLMAPTYAVPRLLARNGLSLQDFDFYEIHEAFASVVLAHLQAWESEEYCKQRLGLDAALGAIDRSKLNVNGSSLAAGHPFAATGGRILAQAAKQLSEKKTAGKGGSGKPLRALISICAAGGQGVAAILEA, encoded by the coding sequence ATGCCCAAAATCCGCAAGGCCTCCGAAATACCGAAGAACCCGCAGATACCCGGAGAACGCAAAGTGCCCGCAGCTGCTCAACAGAATTCCGAGTCCAAGCGTCGAGTCGCCGTCCTGGGCGGCAATCGCATTCCCTTCGCCAGGTCCGACGGCGCTTATGCCGACGCGTCCAACCAGGACATGTTCACCGCCGCCCTGGGCGGGCTGATAGACCGGTTCAACCTGCGCGGTGAACGCCTGGGTTTGGTGGCCGGCGGCGCGGTGCTCAAGCACAGCCGCGACTTCAACCTCATGCGCGAATGCGTGCTGGGCTCCGAGTTGTCGCCGCACACCCCGGCCGTCGACCTGCAGCAGGCCTGCGGCACCGGCCTGCAGGCGGCGATCGTCGCCGCCGACGGTATCGCTGCGGGTCGTTACGACGTGGCAGCCGCCGGCGGCGTGGACACCACGTCGGACCCGCCGATCGGCCTGGGCGATGACCTGCGCCGCAATCTGCTGAAGCTGCGCCGGTCCAAGTCCAATGTCCAGCGATTGAAGCTGCTGGGCACGCTGCCGGCCAACCTCGGCGTGGAGATTCCGGCCAACAGCGAGCCGCGTACCGGGCTGTCGATGGGCGAGCACGCCGCCATCACCACCAAGCAAATGGGCATCAAACGCGTCGACCAGGACGAACTGGCCGCCGCCAGCCATCGCAATATGGCTAACGCCTATGACCGCGGATTCTTCGACGACCTGGTCACGCCCTTCCTCGGGCTGTACCGCGACGACAACATGCGTCCCGACTCCAGCGCCGAGAAACTGGCCACCTTGCGCCCGGTTTTCGGAGTGAAGGCCGGCGATGCGACGATGACGGCGGGTAACTCCACGCCGCTGACCGACGGCGCCTCGGCGGTGTTGCTGTCCAGCGAGCAGTGGGCGGCCGACCATTCGCTACCACCGCTGGCCTACCTCGTGGACTCCGAGACCGCGGCCGTGGACTATGTCAACGGCAGTGACGGCCTGCTGATGGCGCCAACCTACGCGGTGCCGCGGCTTCTGGCCCGAAACGGGCTGAGCCTGCAGGATTTCGACTTCTACGAGATCCATGAGGCGTTCGCCTCGGTGGTGCTGGCCCACCTGCAGGCGTGGGAATCCGAGGAGTATTGCAAGCAGCGGTTGGGCCTTGACGCCGCGCTCGGCGCGATCGATCGCTCCAAGCTCAATGTCAACGGTTCGTCGCTGGCTGCCGGGCACCCCTTCGCCGCGACGGGCGGGCGGATCCTGGCTCAGGCTGCCAAGCAACTGAGCGAGAAGAAGACAGCCGGCAAAGGTGGCTCGGGTAAGCCTCTTCGTGCGCTGATCTCGATCTGTGCGGCCGGTGGCCAGGGTGTAGCCGCAATTCTGGAGGCCTGA
- a CDS encoding flavin reductase family protein: protein MNSHSNLTPSSLREAFGHFPSGVVAIAAEIDGIREGLAASTFVPVSLDPPLVSFCVQNMSTTWPRLKVAPMLGISVLGETHDEAARTLAAKTGDRFAGLETVSSDSGAVFVKGTSLWLESAIEQLIPAGDHTIVVLRVNQVTVDADVAPIVFHRSVFRRLGV, encoded by the coding sequence GTGAATTCACACAGCAACCTGACACCGTCCTCACTGCGTGAGGCTTTCGGACACTTCCCGTCCGGTGTGGTGGCAATCGCCGCCGAAATCGACGGGATCCGGGAAGGCCTGGCCGCCAGCACCTTCGTTCCCGTCTCGCTGGACCCGCCGCTGGTGTCGTTTTGCGTGCAGAACATGTCGACGACGTGGCCCAGACTCAAGGTTGCCCCGATGCTGGGCATCAGTGTGCTGGGCGAAACTCATGACGAGGCTGCGCGCACCTTGGCCGCCAAGACCGGCGATCGGTTCGCCGGGCTCGAGACGGTATCCAGCGACAGCGGCGCGGTCTTCGTCAAGGGCACCAGCCTGTGGCTGGAGAGCGCGATCGAGCAACTGATCCCGGCCGGGGATCACACCATCGTCGTCCTGCGGGTCAACCAGGTCACCGTGGATGCCGACGTGGCACCGATCGTTTTCCACCGCAGCGTCTTTCGTCGGCTCGGCGTCTGA
- a CDS encoding 3-oxoacyl-ACP reductase, with translation MAPKLSSDLFSQVVSSRPGSFVAKQLGVPQPETLRRYRPGDPPLVGSLLIGGDGRVVEPLRAALDDDYDVVSNNLGGRWADSFGGLVFDATGITDPAGLKSLHEFFTPLLRNLGACARVAVVGSTPEAITNTHERIAQRALEGFTRSLAKELRRGSTVALVYLAPDAKPAATGLESTMRFILSAKSAYVDGQVFYVGAADSTPPADWDRPLDGKVAIVTGAARGIGKTIAEVFARDGARVVAVDVESAEEALAETASSVGGTPLWLDVTADDAVDKITEHLRDHHGGKADILVNNAGITRDKLLANMDDARWDSVVAVNLLAPLRLTEGLVGNGSIGEGGRIVGLSSIAGIAGNRGQTNYGTTKAGMIGITQALAPELAKKGITINAVAPGFIETQMTAAIPLATREVGRRLNSLMQGGQPVDVAETIAYFASPASNAVTGNVIRVCGQAMIGA, from the coding sequence GTGGCTCCCAAGCTCTCGTCCGATCTGTTCTCGCAGGTTGTCAGCTCCCGACCCGGATCGTTCGTGGCCAAACAACTCGGGGTCCCGCAACCTGAGACGCTGCGCCGGTATCGACCGGGAGATCCGCCCCTGGTCGGATCGTTGCTGATCGGAGGTGACGGCCGGGTGGTCGAGCCGCTGCGCGCCGCACTGGACGACGACTACGACGTGGTGAGCAACAACCTCGGCGGCCGCTGGGCCGACTCGTTCGGCGGGCTGGTCTTCGACGCCACCGGCATCACCGACCCGGCCGGGCTCAAAAGCCTGCACGAATTCTTCACACCGCTGCTGCGCAATCTGGGCGCCTGCGCGCGGGTGGCCGTAGTGGGTAGCACTCCCGAGGCGATTACCAACACCCATGAACGGATCGCGCAGCGCGCGCTGGAGGGCTTCACCCGCTCACTGGCCAAGGAATTGCGGCGCGGCAGCACGGTCGCGTTGGTGTACCTGGCGCCCGACGCCAAGCCGGCCGCCACCGGGCTGGAATCGACCATGCGGTTCATCCTCTCGGCCAAGTCGGCCTACGTCGACGGTCAGGTGTTTTATGTCGGGGCGGCTGATTCCACGCCACCGGCCGACTGGGATCGGCCGCTCGACGGCAAGGTCGCCATCGTCACCGGCGCTGCTCGGGGCATCGGCAAGACGATCGCCGAGGTGTTCGCGCGCGACGGCGCCCGGGTGGTGGCCGTCGATGTGGAGTCCGCCGAGGAGGCGCTGGCCGAAACCGCCAGCAGCGTGGGCGGCACCCCGCTGTGGCTGGACGTCACCGCCGACGACGCCGTCGACAAGATCACCGAGCACCTACGCGACCACCACGGCGGCAAGGCCGACATCCTGGTCAACAATGCCGGTATCACCCGGGACAAGCTGCTGGCCAATATGGACGACGCTCGCTGGGACAGCGTCGTCGCCGTCAATCTGCTTGCGCCGCTTCGGCTCACCGAGGGTCTGGTGGGAAACGGCAGCATCGGTGAGGGCGGACGAATCGTCGGGCTCTCGTCGATCGCCGGCATCGCGGGCAACCGGGGACAGACCAACTACGGCACCACCAAGGCCGGCATGATCGGCATCACGCAGGCGCTGGCACCCGAACTGGCCAAGAAGGGCATCACCATCAACGCCGTCGCACCGGGATTCATCGAAACCCAGATGACGGCGGCGATCCCGCTGGCCACGCGCGAGGTGGGCCGGCGGCTGAACTCGCTGATGCAGGGCGGGCAGCCCGTCGACGTCGCCGAGACCATCGCCTACTTCGCCAGCCCGGCGTCGAATGCGGTGACCGGCAACGTTATTCGGGTCTGCGGCCAGGCCATGATCGGCGCTTGA
- a CDS encoding acyl-CoA dehydrogenase: MSHYKSNVRDQVFTLFEMLGVDQALGKGEFSDLDVDTAREMLVEVSRLAEGPVAASFVEGDRNPPEFDPKTHSVTLPEAFKDSVRAVMDGGWDKAGIEEALGGMPMPKALVWALHEHFLGANPAVWMYASGGGFSNILYHLGTEEQKKWAVLAAERGWGSTMVLTEPDAGSDVGAGRTKAVQQEDGSWHIDGVKRFITSGDSGDLFENIFHLVLARPEGAGPGTKGLSLFFVPKFLFDFETGELGERNGVFVTNVEHKMGLKVSATCELSLGQHGVPAKGWLVGEVHNGIAQMFEVIEQARMMVGTKAIATLSTGYLNALEYAKSRVQGADLTQMTDKTAPRVTITHHPDVRRSLMTQKAYAEGLRALYLYTATFQDAAVAEVVHGVDAKLAAKVNDLMLPIVKGVGSEQAYAKLTESLQTLGGSGFLQDYPIEQYIRDAKIDSLYEGTTAIQAQDFFFRKIVRDKGVALAHVSGQIQEFVDSESGNGRLKTERALLAKALADVQAMAAAMTGYLMAAQQDVTSLYKVGLGSVRFLMSVGDLIIGWLLQRQAAVAVAALDAGATGEERAYYEGKVAVASFFAKNFLPLLTSTRDVIETLDNDIMELDEAAF; encoded by the coding sequence GTGAGCCACTACAAAAGCAACGTCCGCGACCAGGTTTTCACCCTGTTCGAGATGTTGGGCGTTGACCAGGCTTTGGGCAAGGGCGAGTTCAGTGACCTGGACGTCGACACCGCCCGGGAGATGCTGGTCGAGGTCAGCCGATTGGCCGAGGGACCGGTGGCCGCATCGTTCGTCGAGGGCGACCGCAACCCGCCGGAATTCGACCCGAAGACGCACTCGGTGACGCTCCCGGAGGCGTTCAAGGATTCCGTCCGCGCGGTTATGGACGGAGGCTGGGACAAGGCCGGTATCGAGGAGGCCCTGGGCGGGATGCCGATGCCCAAGGCCTTGGTCTGGGCGCTGCACGAGCACTTTCTGGGTGCTAACCCGGCGGTGTGGATGTATGCCAGCGGCGGCGGCTTCTCCAACATCCTCTACCACCTCGGCACCGAGGAGCAGAAGAAGTGGGCCGTGCTGGCCGCCGAGCGCGGCTGGGGATCGACGATGGTGCTCACCGAGCCGGACGCGGGCTCGGACGTGGGTGCCGGACGCACCAAGGCTGTCCAGCAGGAGGACGGCTCGTGGCACATCGACGGCGTCAAGCGGTTCATCACCTCCGGTGATTCCGGCGACCTGTTCGAGAACATCTTCCATCTGGTGCTGGCTCGCCCCGAGGGTGCGGGTCCGGGCACCAAGGGGCTCTCGCTGTTTTTCGTGCCCAAGTTCCTGTTCGACTTCGAGACAGGCGAGTTGGGCGAACGTAATGGCGTCTTCGTCACCAATGTCGAGCACAAGATGGGTCTCAAGGTGTCGGCGACCTGTGAACTGTCGCTGGGCCAGCATGGTGTGCCCGCCAAGGGCTGGCTGGTCGGCGAGGTGCACAACGGCATCGCGCAGATGTTCGAGGTCATCGAGCAGGCCCGGATGATGGTCGGCACGAAGGCCATCGCAACGCTGTCGACCGGCTACCTGAACGCACTGGAATATGCCAAGTCACGCGTGCAGGGCGCCGACCTGACCCAGATGACCGACAAGACCGCGCCTCGGGTAACCATCACCCATCACCCCGACGTGCGCCGGTCGCTGATGACCCAAAAGGCCTACGCCGAGGGTCTGCGTGCGCTCTACCTCTACACCGCGACGTTCCAGGACGCGGCGGTCGCCGAGGTGGTGCACGGCGTGGACGCCAAGCTGGCCGCCAAGGTCAACGACCTCATGCTGCCGATCGTCAAGGGTGTGGGTTCCGAACAGGCCTACGCCAAGCTCACCGAGAGCCTGCAGACCCTCGGTGGCTCCGGCTTCCTGCAGGACTACCCGATCGAGCAGTACATTCGCGACGCCAAGATCGACTCCCTGTATGAGGGCACCACCGCCATCCAGGCGCAGGACTTCTTCTTCCGCAAGATCGTCCGGGACAAGGGTGTGGCGCTGGCCCACGTATCGGGCCAGATCCAGGAGTTCGTCGACAGCGAGTCCGGTAACGGCCGGCTGAAGACCGAGCGGGCGCTGCTGGCCAAGGCGCTTGCCGACGTCCAGGCCATGGCGGCCGCGATGACCGGCTACCTGATGGCCGCTCAGCAGGACGTCACCAGCCTCTACAAGGTGGGCCTCGGTTCGGTGCGGTTCCTGATGAGCGTCGGTGACCTGATCATCGGCTGGTTGCTGCAGCGTCAGGCCGCGGTGGCGGTGGCGGCTCTCGACGCGGGTGCCACCGGCGAAGAGCGCGCCTACTACGAAGGCAAGGTCGCGGTGGCGTCGTTCTTCGCCAAGAACTTCCTGCCGCTGCTGACCAGCACCCGCGACGTGATCGAGACCCTGGACAACGACATCATGGAGCTCGACGAGGCCGCTTTCTAG